Proteins from a single region of Bdellovibrio bacteriovorus HD100:
- the mpl gene encoding UDP-N-acetylmuramate:L-alanyl-gamma-D-glutamyl-meso-diaminopimelate ligase: protein MLKTTEEVDFKMNIKPGSHIHLMGICGTAMASMAGLLKDRGFKITGSDSNPYPPMSTQLESLGISIMKGYKAENLHPKPDFVIVGNVISASNEEAQELMKLGIPYTSLPKAMGEFIIENRESVVISGTHGKTTTTSMMAWVAENAGVKPGFLIGGIPKNFSQSFKNPEDNYFIIEGDEYDTAFFDKVPKFIHYRPKHVILTSVEFDHADIYKDLDDVKKSFARLMDLLPENGTLLACAEDANVMELRKLTKCKNSFTYGFGAEADFRAKIMFQNANGLGFEVHHRGEIMGPYAMQITGEYNVLNATAVVAMSKMLGFSENRIQIALESFEGVKRRQEILGEPNGILVIEDFAHHPTAVRETVKGIQKKYPGRKVFSVFEPRSATSRRKVFQKDYVEAFKGSHEVLLAKAFDQTKIDEENRFSTHELVDDLKKTHVTAADFDTADDIVAALKSKAHKGDVILIMSNGGFDGIYTKLLKALE from the coding sequence TTGTTGAAAACTACAGAAGAAGTGGACTTTAAGATGAATATCAAACCAGGCAGTCACATTCACTTGATGGGTATTTGCGGGACGGCGATGGCCTCCATGGCAGGTCTTTTGAAAGACCGTGGCTTTAAAATCACCGGCAGTGATTCCAATCCGTATCCTCCGATGTCAACCCAGCTGGAAAGTCTGGGCATCAGTATCATGAAAGGCTACAAAGCCGAAAATCTGCATCCGAAGCCGGACTTCGTGATCGTGGGGAACGTGATTTCTGCGAGCAACGAGGAAGCTCAGGAGCTGATGAAGCTGGGCATCCCGTATACTTCTTTGCCAAAAGCGATGGGTGAATTCATCATCGAAAATCGTGAAAGCGTTGTGATCTCCGGTACACACGGGAAAACCACAACAACTTCCATGATGGCGTGGGTGGCAGAAAATGCCGGAGTAAAACCGGGTTTCCTGATCGGGGGGATTCCGAAGAACTTCTCTCAAAGTTTCAAAAATCCGGAAGACAATTACTTCATCATCGAAGGTGATGAATACGACACGGCCTTCTTCGATAAAGTTCCAAAGTTCATTCACTATCGTCCAAAACACGTGATCCTGACTTCGGTGGAGTTTGATCACGCGGATATCTATAAAGACCTGGATGACGTGAAAAAATCCTTCGCTCGTTTGATGGATCTTCTTCCTGAAAATGGAACGTTGCTGGCTTGCGCGGAAGACGCCAATGTGATGGAGCTTCGCAAGCTTACCAAGTGCAAAAACTCCTTCACTTACGGCTTTGGCGCTGAGGCGGATTTCCGTGCGAAGATCATGTTCCAAAACGCCAATGGTCTGGGCTTTGAAGTTCATCACCGTGGCGAGATCATGGGCCCTTATGCTATGCAGATCACGGGTGAATACAACGTCCTGAATGCCACAGCTGTTGTGGCGATGTCCAAGATGCTGGGCTTCTCTGAAAACCGCATTCAGATCGCATTGGAATCCTTCGAAGGTGTGAAGCGCCGTCAGGAAATTCTGGGTGAACCCAACGGTATTTTGGTGATTGAAGATTTCGCCCACCACCCAACAGCGGTGCGTGAAACAGTGAAAGGCATTCAAAAGAAATACCCGGGCCGCAAAGTGTTCTCGGTGTTTGAGCCAAGAAGTGCGACGTCCCGCCGTAAAGTCTTCCAGAAAGACTATGTGGAGGCGTTCAAGGGCTCTCACGAAGTTCTTCTGGCAAAAGCTTTTGATCAGACCAAAATCGACGAAGAAAACCGTTTCTCCACGCATGAGCTGGTCGATGACCTCAAGAAAACCCATGTGACCGCAGCGGACTTCGATACAGCTGACGACATCGTCGCAGCCTTGAAATCCAAAGCCCACAAAGGCGACGTCATCCTAATCATGAGCAACGGCGGCTTCGACGGCATCTACACCAAACTCCTAAAAGCCCTCGAATAA
- a CDS encoding transposase, with translation MPRKIVPASADHPYHIVARARNREWFPIARSEVWSIMEDYLFFISHAYGIEILSFVLMDNHFHMIVRDPQQNLGEAMNYFMKETSRHMSTKAGIINQIYGSRYHKTLISNPLHYLHAYKYVYRNPVEAGLCSKVQDYPHSTLSISLGMHRLNFPIYPDNTLFESPDSILSWLNAAPDPRDKEIVQKALRKSEFKIPTIRKNQRPHRLTSLPY, from the coding sequence ATGCCTAGAAAGATAGTTCCGGCCTCGGCCGATCACCCATATCACATAGTTGCTCGCGCCCGAAACCGCGAGTGGTTTCCTATAGCGCGTTCAGAGGTTTGGTCCATAATGGAGGACTATCTCTTCTTTATTTCTCATGCTTATGGAATTGAAATTCTATCGTTTGTCTTAATGGACAATCACTTTCACATGATCGTACGGGATCCACAGCAGAATCTTGGCGAAGCCATGAATTACTTCATGAAAGAGACCAGCCGACACATGAGTACCAAGGCAGGAATAATCAACCAAATTTACGGGAGCAGGTATCACAAGACCTTGATCAGCAATCCGCTCCACTATCTACATGCCTACAAGTACGTTTATAGAAATCCCGTCGAGGCAGGCCTATGCAGTAAAGTTCAGGACTACCCACATTCAACTCTGTCTATTTCGCTGGGCATGCACAGACTGAATTTCCCGATTTATCCGGACAACACACTCTTTGAATCGCCAGATTCAATTTTGTCCTGGCTAAACGCAGCTCCGGATCCACGAGACAAGGAGATAGTACAAAAGGCTCTTCGAAAATCGGAATTTAAAATTCCTACAATTAGAAAGAATCAGCGACCGCATCGACTCACTTCTCTACCTTACTAA
- a CDS encoding serine hydrolase domain-containing protein translates to MKFSVLEKNLITQLEDRIRDTTPGVMVRAYQGGRIICDVAVGNTYAYYDLASLTKVIFTTQAMVQAFEAGKWNFETKVADLLPWFAHKETRITELLTHSSGLAWWLPLYQEINTSLPRDKRREQLQGMLQNLKIEKQDTAVYSDVGFLVLGFIIEKIYDKSLDDVWTDIKNKFYLGTTLEFHPDNKAAHKASLYAPTEECPVRRKLVQGEVHDLNAWALGGVSTHAGLFGSIDDAGWFSLHLRSHLMGIARYSIRQKTAQLFAKRALPEGKGDWAMGYMMPTPGSASCGTYFSLDSIGHTGFTGTSVWYDPKMDLSVIILSNRVLYGSDNKAFGKLRPEIHNWIVENYRRSGL, encoded by the coding sequence ATGAAATTTTCTGTATTGGAAAAAAATCTGATCACTCAACTTGAAGACCGCATTCGTGACACCACTCCGGGTGTGATGGTGCGTGCTTATCAGGGCGGCCGTATCATCTGTGATGTGGCGGTGGGTAACACTTATGCCTATTATGATCTGGCAAGTTTGACGAAAGTGATTTTCACGACTCAGGCCATGGTTCAGGCTTTTGAGGCGGGCAAGTGGAACTTTGAAACCAAAGTGGCGGACCTTCTGCCGTGGTTTGCGCACAAAGAAACCCGCATCACCGAGCTTTTGACCCACAGTTCAGGTCTGGCTTGGTGGTTGCCGTTGTATCAGGAGATCAACACCTCTTTGCCGCGTGATAAACGCCGTGAACAGCTGCAAGGCATGCTGCAAAATCTGAAAATTGAAAAGCAAGACACGGCGGTTTATTCCGATGTGGGCTTTTTGGTTTTGGGCTTTATCATTGAAAAGATTTACGACAAATCTTTGGATGATGTTTGGACTGATATCAAAAACAAATTCTATCTGGGCACAACATTGGAGTTCCATCCGGATAACAAGGCCGCTCACAAGGCTTCTTTGTATGCGCCGACCGAGGAATGCCCGGTTCGTCGCAAGCTGGTCCAGGGTGAAGTGCATGATCTGAATGCGTGGGCGCTGGGTGGGGTTTCCACTCATGCGGGTCTGTTTGGCAGTATTGATGATGCAGGCTGGTTCTCGTTGCACCTGCGTTCGCACTTGATGGGGATTGCCCGCTATTCCATCCGCCAGAAAACAGCTCAGCTGTTTGCCAAAAGAGCTTTGCCGGAAGGCAAAGGGGACTGGGCCATGGGTTACATGATGCCAACGCCGGGTTCTGCAAGCTGCGGGACTTATTTCTCTTTGGATTCTATTGGGCACACAGGCTTTACGGGAACTTCCGTTTGGTATGATCCAAAGATGGACTTGAGTGTGATCATTCTGTCCAATCGGGTCCTGTACGGATCTGATAACAAAGCCTTTGGCAAATTGCGTCCGGAAATTCATAATTGGATTGTTGAAAACTACAGAAGAAGTGGACTTTAA
- a CDS encoding S66 peptidase family protein, with translation MNWKFLKENDVIDVVAPGYPSKPEEVEGARAFLEKWNLQPRIPKGIIKPHFLHAHEDEARWQFMKAAIESKDSRVIWCLRGGYGSNRLIPFLAKMKKPKEPKLLIGISDISSLHTFVNQEWGWSSLHAPLLDRLGRNLVSAKHEKEIHDILFGKTRQVEFKKLKPMNEAARQVKTLKSKIVGGNLTVLQSTLGTPWQVDADRRLLFVEDIGERGYRIDRMFEQFRQAGILKKCHGIVLGDFIGGNEPNGTEDKTQLVFKRWAADLEIPLFKGLEAGHAPVQRPVPFNTPCELVMANNRTVLTIDTGGRP, from the coding sequence ATGAATTGGAAGTTTTTGAAAGAAAATGATGTGATTGATGTGGTGGCCCCGGGCTATCCTTCCAAACCTGAAGAGGTGGAAGGGGCGCGTGCGTTTCTGGAAAAATGGAATCTGCAGCCACGCATTCCCAAGGGCATCATCAAGCCGCACTTCCTGCACGCTCACGAAGACGAGGCGCGCTGGCAGTTTATGAAGGCCGCCATTGAATCCAAGGATTCCCGGGTGATCTGGTGCTTGCGAGGTGGCTATGGCAGCAATCGTCTGATTCCTTTCCTGGCTAAAATGAAGAAACCGAAAGAGCCGAAACTTCTGATTGGTATCAGCGACATTTCGTCTTTGCACACTTTTGTAAATCAGGAGTGGGGCTGGTCCAGTCTGCATGCACCATTGTTGGACCGCCTGGGACGAAATCTTGTTTCTGCCAAACATGAAAAAGAAATTCATGACATTCTGTTTGGAAAAACCCGCCAGGTTGAATTCAAAAAACTGAAACCTATGAATGAGGCTGCTCGTCAGGTGAAAACCCTGAAATCCAAAATCGTGGGTGGCAATCTGACGGTTTTGCAGTCCACACTGGGAACACCGTGGCAGGTCGATGCGGATCGCCGCTTGTTGTTTGTCGAGGACATCGGTGAGCGCGGCTATCGCATTGATCGTATGTTTGAACAGTTCCGTCAGGCCGGCATTCTGAAAAAATGTCACGGCATTGTGCTGGGTGATTTCATTGGGGGCAATGAGCCCAATGGCACCGAAGATAAAACTCAATTGGTCTTTAAACGCTGGGCTGCGGATTTGGAAATTCCGCTCTTTAAGGGTCTTGAAGCCGGACATGCTCCGGTGCAAAGACCTGTGCCCTTTAATACTCCCTGTGAACTGGTGATGGCGAATAACCGCACCGTTTTGACAATCGATACCGGAGGACGTCCATAA